The Hymenobacter oligotrophus genome has a window encoding:
- a CDS encoding metallophosphoesterase family protein — protein MSHIYRRLLVAGLLLTAILPARSQSVPAAHHVYLLGNTAGPIPEARLRTLRRTLEQESTPFTVVHLGDVVGNQGLSEKQDTTRAALEARADALLALVKDLPNGQIYFVPGDKDWNNSGRDGQKSVRRLEKYLEEQAGGRNIFLPSNGCPGPEIVDVAPLVRLVALNTPWWSHPFDRPEAPDTECKTMSAGEFREQLQDVLDETRGRNVLLVGHQPVVSNGTYGGFQPLKRHLSPPVLGTINAAYRQNVGTPRDMASPGYQAFRKTMLSTLKEHPNALYVAAHDFNLQLTPFEQNYHLVSGSFAHVEPVASNAASLYNKAEPGYTRLDYFVDGTVKAVFITFDKRNNGATQEAFAATLFQSACLPASKTVATNPYLSDCPSAPAAASAPRADGPAAATATATVTPGPQYRAHGLQQPLMGPLYRSSWTQPVTVPVLDLATEKGGLQPYKRGGGRQTTSLKFVAADSSEYTFRSVDKDVTKILPPELRNSVAADILRDITPTAHPYSALVVAPLLDRTDILHARPRLFALPDNQQLGPFREQYAGLLGTLEEDPWDKKDNLPGFGGAYEVRRSFSMFRQLYKDHDNRVDAVALGKARAFDMLVADFGKHDDNWKWAEYDEGKQKTFKPIPRDRDQSFTLWNGALTWIANREWAVPSIEDFGEHFRDLESLNWPARHLDRALLQSLTRDDWRRIGQYLQQRITPAAIDSATAQLPPEIQGLSGRDINRKLKTRIQELPQALDKYYLMLARDVDVVGSNKAEVFEVERLGGGNVRVRVSKKDDAGNAKGEPFFERTFVRGETRDIRLYGLDGKDAFRLAGAAPGSIRVRIIGGEGKDQISNNSGGGRTEVYDALGTELQATTPTVDRRSDRLGVNHYNRNAFEYDGYAPRGGLLFNRNDGFGVAAGFDWVKQGFRKPDYRVRYGIDAQYTTGGNRQVTGNVRWRYLIGKTDFGVRATYGNYFPFYNFFGLGNNTRKDDALFEDNFYRARYRGYQTEAFFERVFRQKSVLRVGPVYEQYQSNFARNSYLGQLVAGEQPTPTADEPVPEVAFQRLLGGRAVLDVDFRDRKQFARKGVRLYGEHTTWRQLNQGKRTFGLTEGFAEYYGTARLGIPVTLVVKGGGGKNYGPVDEIPFYKFTQLGLRQNLRGYVRNRFTGDASLYLNSELRLSLGYANTQFLPFYYGVFGFYDQGQVYYKGTAAGGWHRGYGGGFYIAPVYETLALSVSVQRSAEENYLLQFGLGFRIDQ, from the coding sequence ATGAGCCATATCTACCGCCGCTTACTCGTGGCTGGTTTACTGCTAACGGCTATCTTGCCCGCCCGTTCGCAGTCGGTGCCGGCTGCGCACCATGTGTACTTATTGGGCAACACAGCCGGTCCCATTCCGGAAGCCCGGCTACGAACCTTGCGTCGCACCTTGGAGCAAGAAAGCACTCCATTTACGGTGGTGCACCTAGGCGATGTAGTCGGCAATCAGGGCCTGTCGGAAAAGCAGGATACCACCCGCGCCGCGCTCGAAGCCCGCGCCGATGCCTTATTGGCCCTGGTGAAGGACCTGCCCAACGGCCAGATTTACTTTGTGCCGGGCGACAAGGACTGGAACAACTCGGGCCGCGACGGGCAAAAAAGCGTGCGGCGCCTGGAGAAGTACCTCGAAGAGCAGGCCGGCGGCCGGAACATATTTTTGCCGAGCAACGGCTGCCCCGGCCCCGAAATCGTGGACGTGGCCCCGCTGGTACGCTTGGTGGCCCTAAACACGCCGTGGTGGTCGCACCCCTTCGACCGGCCCGAAGCGCCCGATACCGAATGCAAAACCATGTCGGCCGGCGAGTTTCGGGAGCAACTGCAAGATGTGCTCGACGAAACCCGCGGCCGCAACGTGCTGCTGGTGGGCCACCAACCGGTGGTCAGCAACGGCACCTACGGCGGTTTTCAGCCCCTGAAGCGCCACCTCTCCCCGCCCGTGCTGGGCACCATCAACGCGGCGTACCGGCAAAACGTGGGCACCCCGCGCGACATGGCCTCGCCGGGTTACCAGGCGTTCCGCAAAACCATGCTGAGCACGCTGAAGGAGCACCCCAACGCGCTGTACGTAGCCGCCCACGATTTCAACCTGCAGCTCACGCCCTTCGAGCAGAATTACCACTTGGTGTCGGGCAGCTTTGCGCACGTCGAGCCGGTGGCCAGCAACGCCGCTTCGCTCTACAACAAAGCCGAGCCCGGCTACACCCGCCTCGATTACTTTGTCGACGGCACCGTGAAGGCGGTGTTCATCACCTTCGACAAGCGCAACAACGGTGCTACCCAAGAGGCTTTTGCAGCCACCTTGTTTCAGTCGGCTTGCCTGCCCGCCAGCAAAACGGTAGCTACCAACCCTTACCTTTCCGACTGCCCTTCGGCCCCGGCTGCGGCCAGCGCACCTAGGGCCGATGGCCCCGCGGCCGCCACCGCCACCGCCACCGTTACGCCCGGCCCGCAGTACCGCGCCCACGGCCTGCAACAACCGCTGATGGGCCCGCTGTACCGCAGCTCCTGGACGCAGCCCGTAACCGTGCCCGTGCTCGACCTCGCCACCGAAAAAGGCGGCTTGCAGCCGTATAAGCGCGGCGGCGGCCGCCAAACCACTTCGCTGAAATTTGTTGCGGCCGATAGCTCGGAGTACACTTTCCGCTCGGTTGATAAGGACGTTACCAAAATTCTGCCGCCCGAGCTGCGCAACTCCGTAGCGGCCGACATCCTGCGCGACATCACGCCCACGGCGCACCCGTACTCGGCGCTGGTGGTGGCACCGCTGCTCGACCGCACCGACATTTTGCACGCGCGCCCTAGGTTGTTTGCCCTGCCCGACAACCAACAGCTGGGCCCGTTTCGCGAGCAGTACGCCGGTTTGCTCGGCACGCTCGAAGAAGACCCGTGGGATAAGAAAGACAACCTGCCCGGCTTTGGCGGCGCCTACGAAGTGCGACGTTCCTTCAGCATGTTTCGGCAGCTTTACAAAGACCACGACAACCGCGTCGATGCCGTAGCCCTGGGCAAAGCCCGCGCTTTTGATATGCTGGTGGCCGACTTCGGCAAGCACGACGACAACTGGAAGTGGGCCGAGTACGACGAAGGCAAGCAGAAAACTTTCAAGCCCATTCCGCGCGACCGTGACCAGTCGTTTACACTCTGGAACGGCGCCCTAACCTGGATTGCCAACCGCGAGTGGGCCGTGCCGAGCATCGAAGATTTCGGCGAGCATTTCCGCGACCTGGAAAGCCTGAACTGGCCCGCCCGCCACCTCGACCGCGCCCTGCTGCAGTCGCTCACGCGCGACGATTGGCGGCGCATTGGCCAGTACCTGCAGCAGCGCATTACGCCCGCAGCCATCGATTCAGCTACGGCGCAGCTGCCCCCGGAAATCCAAGGCCTTTCGGGCCGCGATATCAACCGCAAGCTAAAAACCCGAATTCAGGAGCTGCCCCAAGCCCTCGACAAATATTACCTGATGCTGGCCCGCGACGTGGACGTGGTGGGCTCGAACAAGGCCGAAGTATTTGAGGTAGAGCGCCTAGGTGGCGGCAACGTGCGGGTGCGCGTGAGCAAGAAAGACGACGCAGGCAACGCCAAAGGCGAGCCGTTTTTCGAGCGCACGTTTGTGCGGGGCGAAACGCGCGACATCCGCCTTTACGGGCTCGATGGCAAAGACGCGTTCCGGCTTGCGGGAGCTGCGCCCGGCAGCATTCGGGTGCGTATTATCGGCGGCGAAGGCAAAGATCAGATCAGCAACAACTCCGGCGGCGGCCGCACCGAAGTGTACGACGCGCTAGGTACCGAACTGCAAGCCACCACGCCCACCGTCGACCGGCGCTCCGACCGCCTCGGCGTGAACCACTACAACCGCAACGCGTTTGAGTACGACGGCTACGCGCCGCGCGGCGGCTTGCTGTTCAACCGCAACGACGGCTTTGGCGTAGCGGCCGGGTTCGATTGGGTGAAGCAGGGTTTCCGCAAACCCGATTACCGCGTGCGCTACGGCATTGATGCGCAATACACCACCGGCGGCAACCGGCAAGTTACCGGCAACGTGCGCTGGCGCTACCTCATCGGCAAAACCGATTTTGGCGTGCGCGCTACTTATGGCAACTACTTCCCGTTCTACAACTTCTTCGGGCTGGGCAACAACACCCGCAAAGACGACGCCCTGTTCGAGGACAACTTTTACCGGGCGCGCTACCGCGGCTACCAAACCGAGGCGTTTTTCGAGCGCGTGTTCCGGCAAAAAAGCGTGCTGCGCGTGGGCCCCGTGTACGAGCAGTACCAAAGCAACTTTGCCCGCAACAGCTACCTAGGGCAATTGGTAGCCGGCGAGCAGCCCACCCCCACCGCCGACGAACCCGTGCCCGAGGTGGCTTTCCAGCGTTTGCTGGGCGGCCGCGCCGTGCTCGATGTGGATTTCCGCGACCGTAAGCAGTTCGCGCGCAAGGGCGTACGCCTCTACGGCGAGCATACCACGTGGCGGCAGCTCAACCAAGGCAAGCGCACCTTTGGCCTCACGGAGGGCTTTGCCGAGTACTACGGCACGGCCCGCCTAGGTATTCCGGTAACGCTGGTGGTAAAGGGCGGCGGCGGCAAAAACTACGGCCCCGTCGACGAAATCCCGTTCTACAAATTCACCCAACTGGGTTTGCGCCAAAACCTGCGCGGCTACGTGCGCAACCGCTTCACCGGCGACGCCTCGCTGTACCTGAACTCGGAGCTGCGCCTCTCGTTGGGCTACGCCAACACACAGTTTTTGCCGTTTTACTACGGCGTGTTCGGTTTCTACGACCAAGGCCAGGTGTACTACAAAGGCACGGCGGCCGGCGGGTGGCACCGCGGCTACGGCGGTGGTTTTTACATCGCGCCGGTGTATGAAACGCTGGCTTTGTCGGTTTCGGTGCAGCGCTCCGCCGAGGAAAACTACCTGCTGCAGTTTGGCTTGGGCTTCCGCATCGATCAGTAA
- a CDS encoding T9SS type A sorting domain-containing protein: MKHFLLSLGAALLLSTAALGQNNTPFWITQNLGSNVAPANYLVDQVLAVNASTVWVLLSENVEDPLVNRYARSTDGGNTWTGGLLNGLPAGLSVANITAVDANTAWVAAYPAEETATAPGIYKTTNGGQTWTRQATATFSGDDAYPNVVHFFDANQGVAFGDPNPGGSGAQFEIYTTSNGGTTWARVSNAPTSVSASEYGMTGTYFALGNTIWLSTLSGANNTNARLLKSTDRGATWAAYNTPVPNAILNIAFTDAQRGLLNTGFGLASTADGGATSTALTYTGPLRVFGLDAVPGLPNTYISVGQNVRQASSINDFGSSISRDGGQTWTNMDIGKYQFEVDMLSPSIGYTGGFTGEAGSASTGGMFKLNSVISSTRVSLATDAAVKAFPNPSANGVFQLSLGEANLRVSRLQVTDALGREVYRAALQLTAATTQEVLIDLSQHKAGLYNLQAETNKGTLVRKLVIR; encoded by the coding sequence ATGAAACACTTTTTACTCTCGCTGGGCGCCGCGCTGCTGCTGAGCACCGCCGCCCTAGGCCAGAACAATACCCCCTTTTGGATTACGCAAAACTTGGGGTCGAACGTAGCGCCCGCCAATTACCTCGTCGATCAGGTGCTGGCCGTAAACGCCTCCACGGTTTGGGTGTTGCTGAGCGAAAACGTGGAAGACCCGCTGGTAAACCGCTACGCCCGCTCGACCGACGGCGGCAATACCTGGACGGGCGGCTTGCTGAACGGCTTGCCCGCCGGGCTGAGCGTGGCCAACATTACGGCCGTGGATGCCAACACTGCCTGGGTAGCCGCCTACCCGGCCGAAGAAACCGCCACGGCCCCGGGCATTTACAAAACCACCAACGGCGGCCAAACTTGGACGCGCCAGGCCACTGCCACCTTCAGCGGCGACGATGCCTACCCCAACGTGGTGCACTTTTTCGACGCCAACCAGGGCGTGGCGTTCGGCGACCCAAACCCCGGCGGATCGGGCGCGCAGTTCGAGATTTACACCACCTCCAACGGCGGCACCACTTGGGCGCGCGTGAGCAATGCGCCTACCTCGGTCAGCGCCTCAGAGTACGGCATGACGGGCACCTATTTCGCGTTGGGTAACACCATTTGGCTTAGCACCCTGAGCGGGGCCAACAACACCAACGCCCGGCTTCTAAAATCGACCGACCGCGGCGCCACTTGGGCGGCGTACAACACGCCCGTGCCCAATGCCATCCTCAACATCGCCTTCACCGATGCCCAGCGCGGCTTGCTGAACACGGGCTTTGGGCTGGCCAGCACCGCCGACGGCGGCGCCACCAGCACCGCCCTTACTTACACCGGCCCGCTGCGCGTATTCGGGCTCGATGCCGTGCCCGGATTGCCGAACACCTACATCAGCGTGGGGCAGAACGTGCGCCAGGCGAGCAGCATCAACGATTTCGGCAGCTCCATTTCGCGCGACGGCGGCCAAACCTGGACGAACATGGACATCGGCAAGTACCAGTTCGAAGTCGATATGCTAAGCCCCTCCATTGGCTACACCGGCGGCTTTACCGGCGAAGCGGGCAGCGCCAGCACCGGCGGCATGTTCAAGCTCAATTCCGTAATTTCCTCCACGCGGGTAAGCCTGGCTACCGATGCCGCCGTGAAGGCCTTTCCGAACCCCAGCGCCAACGGCGTGTTTCAACTGAGCTTGGGCGAAGCTAACCTGCGCGTAAGCCGCCTGCAGGTAACCGATGCCCTAGGTCGGGAGGTGTACCGCGCAGCGTTGCAACTCACGGCGGCCACCACGCAGGAGGTGCTCATCGACCTGAGCCAGCACAAAGCCGGGCTCTACAATCTGCAGGCCGAAACCAACAAGGGCACGCTGGTGCGCAAGCTCGTAATTCGGTAG
- the gyrB gene encoding DNA topoisomerase (ATP-hydrolyzing) subunit B — protein MSEIQEKKAPAAYSADSIQVLEGLEAVRKRPAMYIGDIGIKGLHHLVWEVVDNSIDEALAGYCDTIDVTINEDNSITVRDNGRGIPVDFHQKEGRSALEVVMTVLHAGGKFDKDTYKVSGGLHGVGVSCVNALSNLLRVTVYKNGHVYQQEYERGAPLYPVKQIGDTDRNGTQVEFWPDDSIFTETVYRYETIATRLRELSYLNKGIRINLLDLREKDENGVARGEQFFSEGGLSEFVQYIDGERNVLMTRPIHVVSERGGTPVEVALQYNDSYQEHIFSYVNNINTIEGGTHVAGFRSALTRTLKAYADKSGMLAKAKVEVQGDDFREGLTAVISVKVAEPQFEGQTKTKLGNNEVSGAVNQVVGEILNQYLEENPKEAMVIVEKVILAAKARIAARKAREMVQRKTVLGSNSLPGKLADCSESDPAICELYLVEGDSAGGTAKQGRNRAFQAILPLRGKILNVEKAQEHHIYENQEIRNMITALGVSFGVPADPENGIEKDDKALNISKLRYHKVIIMTDADVDGSHIRTLILTFFFRYMRELVDKGYIYIALPPLYLVKKGKEERYCWTEVERQAAVEELAKGRPESVNVQRYKGLGEMNAEQLWTTTMQPETRSLKQVTVESAAEADHLFSMLMGDEVAPRRDFIEKNAKYAKLDV, from the coding sequence ATGAGCGAAATTCAAGAGAAAAAAGCCCCCGCCGCATACTCGGCAGATAGTATTCAGGTACTGGAAGGGCTTGAAGCCGTGCGCAAGCGCCCGGCCATGTACATCGGCGACATTGGTATCAAAGGCCTGCACCACTTGGTATGGGAAGTAGTCGATAACTCTATCGACGAAGCACTGGCCGGGTACTGCGACACGATTGACGTAACCATAAACGAAGACAACTCCATCACGGTGCGCGACAACGGGCGCGGCATTCCGGTGGATTTTCACCAGAAAGAAGGTCGCTCGGCGCTGGAGGTTGTAATGACCGTACTGCACGCCGGCGGCAAATTCGACAAAGACACCTACAAAGTGTCGGGCGGTTTGCACGGCGTGGGCGTGAGCTGCGTGAACGCGCTAAGCAACCTGCTGCGTGTAACCGTATACAAAAACGGCCACGTGTACCAGCAGGAGTACGAGCGCGGCGCCCCGCTGTACCCCGTGAAGCAGATCGGCGATACCGACCGCAACGGCACACAGGTGGAGTTCTGGCCCGACGACTCGATCTTCACCGAGACGGTGTACCGTTACGAAACCATTGCCACGCGTTTGCGCGAGTTGTCGTACCTGAACAAGGGCATCCGCATCAACCTGCTCGACTTGCGCGAGAAGGACGAAAACGGCGTGGCCCGCGGCGAGCAGTTCTTCTCGGAGGGCGGTTTGTCGGAGTTTGTGCAGTACATCGACGGCGAGCGTAACGTGCTGATGACGCGCCCCATTCACGTGGTGAGCGAGCGGGGCGGCACGCCCGTGGAGGTGGCCCTGCAGTACAACGATTCGTACCAGGAGCACATCTTCTCCTACGTCAACAACATCAACACCATCGAGGGCGGCACGCACGTAGCGGGCTTCCGCTCGGCCCTTACCCGCACGCTCAAGGCCTACGCCGATAAGTCGGGCATGCTGGCCAAAGCCAAGGTGGAGGTGCAGGGCGACGACTTCCGCGAGGGCCTCACCGCCGTTATTTCGGTGAAGGTAGCCGAGCCGCAGTTCGAAGGCCAGACCAAAACCAAGCTGGGCAACAACGAGGTAAGCGGTGCCGTGAACCAAGTGGTGGGCGAAATCCTGAACCAGTACCTGGAGGAAAACCCCAAGGAGGCCATGGTGATTGTGGAGAAGGTAATCCTGGCTGCCAAGGCTCGCATTGCCGCCCGCAAAGCCCGCGAAATGGTGCAGCGCAAAACCGTGCTGGGCTCCAACTCGCTGCCCGGCAAGCTGGCCGACTGCTCCGAATCGGACCCGGCTATTTGCGAACTGTACCTGGTAGAGGGCGACTCGGCCGGTGGCACGGCCAAGCAGGGCCGCAACCGGGCTTTCCAAGCTATTCTGCCGCTGCGCGGTAAAATCCTGAATGTGGAGAAGGCGCAGGAGCACCACATCTACGAAAACCAGGAAATCCGGAACATGATTACGGCCCTGGGCGTGAGCTTTGGGGTGCCCGCCGATCCGGAAAACGGCATCGAGAAGGATGATAAAGCGCTGAACATCTCGAAGCTGCGCTACCACAAGGTCATCATCATGACCGACGCCGATGTGGACGGCTCGCACATCCGGACGCTGATCCTGACGTTCTTCTTCCGCTACATGCGCGAGCTGGTCGACAAGGGCTACATCTACATCGCCCTGCCGCCGTTGTACCTCGTGAAGAAGGGCAAAGAGGAGCGTTACTGCTGGACCGAAGTAGAGCGCCAGGCCGCCGTGGAGGAGTTGGCCAAAGGCCGCCCCGAATCGGTGAACGTGCAGCGCTACAAAGGCCTAGGTGAAATGAACGCCGAGCAGCTCTGGACTACCACCATGCAGCCCGAAACCCGTTCGCTGAAGCAGGTAACCGTAGAATCGGCGGCCGAAGCCGACCACTTGTTCTCGATGCTGATGGGCGACGAGGTGGCTCCCCGCCGCGACTTTATCGAGAAGAACGCCAAATATGCCAAGCTGGACGTATAA
- the ppk1 gene encoding polyphosphate kinase 1 — MKLFKSSDLIRKSKYISRDLSWLRFNYRVLDQARDSGRTVLDRLRFLGITASNLDEFFMIRVGSLYNYLDYGKVRVDYSGLRELPFRRKLLDFAHRFVHDQSQTYLQELRPLFARNGFDILRVDELTEVEQKKADGYFKNTVFPLLTPMVYDSYHGFPLMMNQLLIFGVVTRMSGEGPEEGQERLTFVQIPANLARFFELTRKDKVIFVPIEEIVRANLGKLFRNVDIVSATLFRITRNGDFTLEESDDIDVDFIQEIQQGLKTRKRGRVVRLEVEPDASHILMQVLKERWKIDNGNVFVISSLIDLRGVNQIVRHPSFRDKLPRLLAPVQPLSLPLGADENLFEYLKHHDVLLHHPYNSIEPVVKLLEQAAEDPHVLGIKQTIYRLADDSRVTAALLKAAENGKHVSVLFEVKARFDEERNIREGAKLEKAGCFVIYGVSKYKTHTKMAMIIRKEGEKVTRYVHIGSGNYNEQTSRFYTDVSLLTTNDVYGHDVSEFFNVITGHSQPDDYEYLITAPKDMRQQLIQLIRDEGRNAKRGLPSGIVMKMNSLEDRDIIDELYKASKAGVPIRLIVRGICCLRPGRPGLSENIEVRSIVGEYLEHTRLFYFHHGGQPKVYSGSADVMVRSFDRRIEALFLIVNPQLLREAINILYFNLRDNYNTYLMREDGAYIRRQPEDGEPVFNLHKEFYLKNYGLVQDTDLYQDFLAAMPMARVPEGETVSPSEDSLIAGEEVVLPDDETDELLEGTAEPALALAQPDPLTPGPVPPVVPEEQS; from the coding sequence ATGAAACTGTTTAAGTCGTCGGACCTCATCCGCAAGAGTAAATACATCAGCCGCGACCTGAGCTGGTTACGGTTTAACTACCGCGTGCTCGACCAGGCCCGCGACTCGGGCCGCACCGTGCTCGACCGGCTGCGCTTTTTGGGCATCACGGCCTCCAACCTCGATGAGTTCTTCATGATTCGGGTGGGCTCGTTGTATAATTATCTCGACTACGGGAAGGTGCGCGTCGATTACTCCGGGCTGCGCGAATTGCCGTTCCGGCGCAAGCTGCTCGACTTCGCGCACCGCTTTGTGCACGATCAGTCGCAAACGTACCTGCAGGAGCTACGGCCGCTGTTTGCGCGCAACGGCTTCGATATTTTGCGCGTGGATGAACTGACGGAGGTGGAGCAGAAGAAGGCCGACGGCTACTTCAAGAACACGGTGTTTCCGCTGCTCACGCCGATGGTATACGACTCGTACCACGGCTTTCCGCTGATGATGAACCAGCTGCTCATTTTTGGCGTGGTAACGCGCATGAGCGGCGAAGGCCCCGAGGAAGGGCAGGAGCGCCTTACGTTCGTACAGATACCGGCCAACCTGGCGCGCTTTTTCGAGCTCACGCGCAAGGACAAGGTCATCTTCGTGCCCATCGAAGAAATCGTGCGCGCCAACCTAGGGAAGCTGTTTCGCAACGTCGATATCGTGTCGGCCACGCTGTTCCGCATCACCCGCAACGGCGACTTTACGCTGGAGGAATCCGACGACATCGACGTAGACTTTATTCAGGAGATACAGCAGGGGCTGAAAACCCGCAAGCGCGGCCGCGTGGTGCGCCTGGAGGTGGAGCCCGATGCCTCGCACATCCTGATGCAGGTGCTGAAGGAACGCTGGAAGATTGACAACGGCAACGTGTTCGTCATCAGCTCGCTGATTGACCTGCGCGGCGTAAATCAGATTGTGCGCCACCCCAGCTTCCGCGACAAGTTGCCGCGCTTGCTGGCTCCCGTGCAGCCACTAAGCCTGCCCCTAGGTGCCGACGAGAACCTATTTGAGTACCTGAAGCACCACGACGTGCTGCTGCACCACCCGTACAACTCCATCGAGCCGGTGGTGAAGCTGCTGGAGCAAGCCGCCGAAGATCCGCACGTGCTGGGCATCAAGCAAACCATTTACCGCCTCGCCGACGACTCGCGCGTGACGGCCGCGTTGCTGAAAGCGGCCGAAAACGGCAAGCACGTATCAGTGCTGTTCGAGGTAAAGGCGCGCTTCGATGAGGAACGCAACATCCGTGAGGGGGCTAAGCTCGAAAAGGCGGGCTGCTTTGTCATCTACGGCGTGAGCAAGTACAAGACGCACACCAAAATGGCCATGATCATCCGGAAGGAAGGCGAAAAGGTGACGCGCTACGTGCACATTGGCTCGGGCAACTACAACGAGCAAACCTCGCGCTTTTACACCGACGTAAGCCTGCTGACCACCAACGACGTGTATGGCCACGACGTGTCGGAGTTCTTCAACGTAATTACCGGCCACTCGCAGCCCGACGACTACGAGTACCTGATTACGGCCCCCAAGGACATGCGCCAGCAGCTCATCCAGCTGATTCGCGATGAGGGGCGCAACGCCAAACGCGGCCTGCCGTCGGGCATCGTGATGAAGATGAACTCGTTGGAAGACCGCGACATCATCGACGAGCTGTACAAGGCCTCCAAGGCGGGCGTGCCCATCCGGCTGATTGTGCGCGGCATTTGCTGCCTGCGCCCGGGCCGCCCAGGCCTGAGCGAGAACATAGAAGTGCGCAGCATTGTGGGCGAATACCTCGAGCACACGCGCTTGTTTTACTTCCACCACGGCGGCCAGCCCAAGGTGTACTCGGGCTCGGCCGACGTGATGGTGCGCTCCTTCGACCGCCGCATCGAGGCCTTGTTCCTGATCGTGAACCCGCAATTGTTGCGCGAGGCCATCAACATCCTCTACTTCAACCTGCGCGACAACTACAACACCTACCTCATGCGCGAAGACGGGGCCTACATCCGCCGCCAGCCCGAGGATGGGGAGCCGGTGTTCAACCTGCACAAGGAGTTTTACCTAAAGAACTACGGCTTGGTGCAGGATACCGACTTGTACCAGGACTTTTTGGCCGCCATGCCTATGGCGCGTGTGCCCGAAGGCGAAACCGTGTCGCCCTCGGAGGACAGCTTGATTGCGGGCGAAGAAGTGGTGTTGCCGGACGACGAAACCGACGAGCTGCTGGAGGGCACGGCCGAGCCCGCCCTAGCCCTGGCGCAGCCCGACCCGCTTACGCCGGGCCCCGTGCCGCCCGTGGTGCCCGAGGAGCAGAGCTAG
- a CDS encoding RidA family protein, protein MRQLITSNSPWEDTVGYSRAIRVGNLVEVAGTTAQDGPTITGGDVYSQTKRILEKIKDALAEAGATMEHVVRTRIYITDMRRWEEAGRAHGEVFGTIRPATTMVEVSALIDPRLQVEIEATAIIS, encoded by the coding sequence ATGCGACAACTTATAACCTCTAATTCGCCCTGGGAAGACACCGTAGGGTACTCGCGGGCCATACGCGTGGGCAACTTGGTGGAGGTGGCCGGCACCACCGCCCAAGACGGCCCCACCATTACCGGCGGCGATGTGTACTCCCAAACCAAGCGCATTCTGGAAAAGATAAAGGACGCCCTGGCCGAGGCCGGCGCCACCATGGAGCACGTGGTGCGCACCCGCATTTACATTACCGACATGCGGCGTTGGGAAGAGGCGGGCCGCGCCCACGGCGAGGTGTTCGGCACCATTCGGCCCGCTACCACCATGGTGGAGGTAAGCGCCCTGATCGATCCGCGTTTGCAGGTAGAAATTGAAGCCACGGCCATTATTTCGTAA
- a CDS encoding Ppx/GppA phosphatase family protein yields MEYPLLKLAAIDIGSNAVRCQISAVLEFGGNYRLKRVEYVRYPLRLGEDVFATGRISPAKEEKFVKFLHALKLLMEVHDVAHYLICSTSAMRSAENGQAIAERMKRELGIDVQIIDGQSEAAYVNRVIMQLLEDKRHYLHIDVGGGSTEFNLYSERRKVASQSFEVGSIRRLQNDGQPGAQLQDTWQQMETWVKENARRYHVTRAIGTGGNINKIYALAQLPLDQPISRRQIKDILTRLRGMSMDERVNLLMLNPDRADVIVPAGQIYLSAMEWSGAKDMLVPDIGLKDGMLQALFEDHFEEIRPITDQSHRMPVPVIQKDSEGS; encoded by the coding sequence ATGGAATACCCGCTGCTGAAACTAGCCGCCATCGACATCGGCTCCAACGCTGTCCGCTGTCAGATATCCGCCGTGCTAGAGTTTGGCGGCAACTACAGGCTTAAGCGCGTGGAGTACGTGCGCTATCCGTTGCGCCTGGGCGAAGATGTGTTTGCCACCGGGCGCATTTCGCCGGCCAAGGAAGAGAAGTTTGTGAAATTTCTGCACGCGCTCAAGCTGCTGATGGAAGTGCACGACGTGGCGCATTACCTAATTTGCTCTACCTCGGCTATGCGTTCGGCCGAAAACGGCCAAGCCATTGCCGAGCGCATGAAGCGTGAGTTGGGCATCGACGTGCAAATCATTGATGGGCAGTCCGAAGCGGCGTACGTGAACCGCGTTATCATGCAGTTGCTCGAAGACAAGCGCCACTACCTGCACATCGACGTTGGCGGCGGCAGCACCGAGTTCAACCTATACTCGGAGCGCCGCAAGGTGGCTTCGCAGTCGTTCGAGGTCGGCTCGATTCGGCGCTTGCAAAACGACGGGCAACCCGGCGCGCAGCTGCAGGACACCTGGCAGCAAATGGAAACCTGGGTAAAGGAAAATGCCCGGCGCTACCACGTTACGCGCGCCATTGGCACCGGCGGCAACATCAACAAAATCTACGCCCTGGCCCAGCTGCCGCTCGATCAGCCCATTTCGCGTCGCCAGATCAAGGACATTCTCACCCGCCTGCGCGGCATGAGCATGGACGAGCGCGTGAACCTGCTCATGCTCAACCCCGACCGCGCCGACGTCATCGTGCCCGCCGGCCAAATCTACCTTTCGGCCATGGAGTGGTCGGGCGCCAAGGACATGCTCGTGCCCGACATCGGCCTCAAGGACGGCATGCTACAAGCCTTGTTTGAAGACCACTTCGAGGAAATCCGGCCCATTACCGATCAGTCGCACCGAATGCCGGTGCCCGTAATCCAAAAAGATTCGGAGGGTTCCTAA